One genomic window of Haloferax mediterranei ATCC 33500 includes the following:
- a CDS encoding FKBP-type peptidyl-prolyl cis-trans isomerase: MAIESGDRVAIAYVGRFEDGTVFNTSRYEVAVEHGLFEAQERDRDDYAPRSFVVGAGEIIPGLDEAVVGMSVGEEATVTVPPEDGYGEFDPDRVRTYAPETFEGMVGEKAEVGLHVHAENGLHGDVVAVREDAVEVDFNHELAGKTLEFDIEIVAAE; the protein is encoded by the coding sequence ATGGCAATCGAGTCGGGAGACCGCGTCGCTATCGCATACGTCGGGCGTTTCGAGGACGGGACCGTCTTCAACACGTCTCGCTACGAGGTTGCAGTCGAACACGGCCTGTTCGAAGCCCAAGAGCGGGACCGAGACGACTACGCCCCACGGTCGTTCGTCGTCGGTGCCGGCGAGATAATTCCCGGTCTCGACGAGGCGGTCGTCGGAATGAGCGTCGGCGAAGAAGCAACTGTAACCGTCCCACCGGAAGACGGCTACGGCGAGTTCGACCCCGACCGGGTTCGGACGTACGCCCCCGAGACGTTCGAAGGGATGGTCGGAGAAAAAGCGGAAGTCGGCTTGCACGTCCACGCCGAAAACGGACTCCACGGCGACGTCGTCGCCGTCCGAGAGGACGCCGTCGAAGTTGACTTCAACCACGAACTCGCCGGGAAAACGCTCGAATTCGACATCGAAATCGTCGCGGCCGAGTGA
- a CDS encoding DUF7551 domain-containing protein, which yields MVGTTLIQIRNHIETLAADEGDFTIVCGRTGERPVPTAGLTFGDRATAENAVRAATQYRSALRRYDPQLPYYDLIVTQDGKERPTPARSWGSALDEGHIGAAAVGNPKEEGDRPERIEFCHSVAAAVFEALSNTGHRTVETAVMDAYFDLAETISSPDELCLRLLESMATELHAHLESAEQADVLARAASRLPTPPESADSLEATLGEMERLGLVGSYSCSSWTTNPDDGTKSADITLKEYALSARNGRLPALPVVLDLYRRRGPWKPISLHVTRADGEWRGRVAVSTESEGVGLASVPIHPGVPE from the coding sequence ATGGTCGGAACGACACTCATTCAGATTCGAAACCACATCGAAACGCTCGCCGCCGACGAGGGTGATTTCACCATCGTCTGTGGACGAACAGGAGAACGGCCGGTACCAACCGCAGGACTCACGTTCGGGGACCGTGCGACCGCCGAAAACGCCGTCCGGGCGGCGACGCAGTATCGCTCCGCACTTCGACGGTACGACCCGCAACTCCCGTACTACGACCTCATCGTGACGCAGGACGGCAAAGAGCGGCCGACACCCGCTCGCAGTTGGGGCAGTGCTCTCGACGAAGGGCACATCGGCGCGGCAGCGGTCGGAAATCCAAAGGAGGAGGGTGATCGACCCGAACGCATCGAGTTCTGTCACAGTGTCGCCGCTGCGGTGTTCGAAGCACTCAGTAATACCGGACACAGGACTGTCGAGACAGCAGTCATGGACGCGTACTTCGACCTCGCGGAGACGATATCGAGTCCGGACGAACTCTGTTTGCGTCTCCTCGAGAGCATGGCAACAGAACTTCACGCGCACCTTGAGTCGGCCGAGCAGGCAGACGTGCTTGCACGCGCTGCATCCCGCCTTCCGACACCGCCCGAATCGGCGGACTCGCTGGAGGCGACGCTCGGCGAGATGGAACGACTCGGACTAGTCGGTTCCTACTCGTGTTCTTCGTGGACGACGAACCCCGACGACGGAACAAAATCGGCTGACATCACCCTCAAGGAGTATGCACTCTCAGCGCGGAATGGTCGTCTACCGGCGTTACCGGTCGTCCTCGACCTCTATCGTCGACGAGGACCGTGGAAGCCGATTTCGCTTCACGTCACTCGTGCCGACGGTGAATGGCGTGGAAGGGTCGCGGTGTCGACAGAATCGGAAGGGGTCGGTCTCGCGAGCGTCCCGATACACCCCGGCGTCCCCGAATGA
- a CDS encoding CPBP family intramembrane glutamic endopeptidase, which produces MSQISDWFSNVRGRIEPPKRLQALLGAVGIAVGGALSSFVVFMLFRPAVSGVLQPSFPALSTLLITKGAQVGFALFVVSYLGLTRQWDEYVHLRRPTVHDAVWVVIGSIGLDIMVAVSKLVLPVFGLSLGVLSGAGADGMDVGLATWPVIWPVIFGGLYLFPALLEEQFFRGLVQGRLRDSFHPVSAVVLGAGLFALVHGLYGIAGGPEFLATYLIHLFGQGLVFCLVYERTDNLLIVALVHAISWTNSGFPFFGLL; this is translated from the coding sequence ATGTCACAAATCAGTGACTGGTTTTCGAATGTGCGTGGACGCATCGAACCACCGAAACGGTTGCAGGCGCTACTCGGGGCGGTCGGAATAGCCGTCGGCGGTGCGCTGTCGTCGTTTGTCGTCTTCATGCTGTTTCGACCGGCGGTGTCGGGGGTGCTACAGCCATCGTTTCCGGCACTCAGTACGCTCTTGATAACGAAGGGTGCCCAAGTTGGGTTCGCCTTGTTCGTGGTCTCGTATCTGGGGCTCACGCGTCAGTGGGACGAATACGTGCACTTGCGCCGACCGACTGTCCACGACGCGGTCTGGGTCGTCATCGGCAGCATCGGACTCGACATCATGGTAGCAGTCTCGAAACTGGTGTTGCCGGTTTTCGGACTCTCACTCGGCGTACTCAGTGGTGCTGGTGCAGATGGGATGGACGTCGGCCTCGCTACGTGGCCGGTCATCTGGCCCGTCATCTTCGGTGGACTCTACCTGTTTCCCGCACTCCTCGAAGAACAGTTCTTCCGCGGACTCGTTCAGGGACGGCTCCGCGACAGTTTTCACCCAGTCTCGGCGGTCGTCTTGGGGGCGGGGCTTTTCGCGCTCGTCCACGGATTGTACGGCATCGCTGGCGGACCCGAGTTCCTCGCGACGTACCTCATCCACCTCTTCGGCCAAGGACTGGTGTTCTGTCTGGTCTACGAGCGGACGGATAACCTTCTAATCGTCGCACTGGTCCACGCGATTTCGTGGACTAACAGCGGGTTCCCGTTTTTCGGACTTCTCTGA
- a CDS encoding ABC transporter substrate-binding protein, with translation MQGDAMNETEPTRRAYLKYAGAVAAGGLLAGCTADGSTEAQETTTGGTASPETTESETEQTTVKPEESYSVSMAPVGTVEFDAPPEHAMVVFSHYADMAVALGQSETVESLYAPEFAGKSLETFYARLDGVSLEWDGLPDPLSDGVDKEMLYELDSDVHFVDPSYVVETQDGWDTDDIEEIADNVAPWFGNYHSGLTDKPAAAYVDNYRYYTLWELFENVAAVYQERQRYEALRAVYDDVVSEIESSLPPEPERPTAARVTLIDDTFYAYKLNAPGFWHADTRPLGATDAFADIDWDGTWGMFDYETMLETDPDVILHLWGMSPGYYIDDIRKRVANHPVGSQLSAVQNDRFFAGGVRFQGPITNLFQLELTAKQLYPEVFGQWPGYVPGEPYPEIPEDEQLFDRKRVADIVAGEP, from the coding sequence ATGCAGGGTGATGCGATGAACGAGACGGAACCGACGCGCCGCGCGTACCTGAAGTACGCAGGGGCGGTCGCCGCCGGAGGCCTACTTGCTGGCTGTACAGCAGATGGGAGTACCGAGGCCCAGGAAACGACGACCGGCGGGACGGCATCCCCGGAAACAACCGAGTCCGAGACTGAACAGACGACCGTCAAACCGGAGGAATCCTACTCGGTGTCGATGGCTCCCGTGGGAACTGTCGAGTTCGACGCACCCCCGGAGCATGCAATGGTCGTGTTCTCCCACTACGCCGACATGGCCGTCGCGCTGGGACAAAGTGAAACGGTCGAGTCGCTCTACGCACCCGAATTCGCCGGGAAATCGCTGGAGACGTTCTATGCTCGCCTCGACGGGGTCTCGCTCGAATGGGACGGCCTTCCCGACCCGCTTTCCGACGGCGTCGACAAGGAGATGCTGTACGAACTCGACAGCGACGTTCACTTCGTCGACCCCTCCTACGTCGTCGAAACGCAGGACGGGTGGGACACCGACGATATCGAGGAAATCGCCGACAACGTCGCCCCGTGGTTCGGGAACTACCACAGCGGCCTGACCGACAAGCCCGCAGCAGCGTACGTCGACAACTACCGCTATTACACCCTCTGGGAACTGTTCGAGAACGTCGCCGCAGTGTATCAGGAGCGACAACGCTACGAGGCGCTTCGGGCGGTGTACGACGACGTGGTGAGCGAAATCGAATCATCGCTTCCCCCCGAACCGGAACGTCCGACTGCGGCCCGCGTCACGCTCATCGACGATACCTTCTACGCGTACAAGTTGAACGCCCCCGGATTTTGGCACGCGGACACACGACCACTCGGCGCGACTGACGCGTTCGCCGATATCGACTGGGACGGAACGTGGGGTATGTTCGACTACGAGACGATGTTAGAGACCGACCCCGACGTTATCTTGCATCTCTGGGGAATGTCGCCGGGGTACTACATCGACGACATCCGCAAGCGAGTCGCGAACCACCCGGTCGGGAGTCAACTATCCGCGGTGCAGAACGACCGCTTTTTCGCCGGTGGTGTCCGCTTCCAGGGACCGATTACGAACCTGTTCCAACTCGAACTGACGGCAAAGCAACTCTATCCCGAGGTGTTCGGCCAGTGGCCGGGATACGTCCCCGGAGAGCCGTACCCGGAGATTCCCGAAGACGAGCAGTTATTCGACCGGAAACGGGTCGCCGACATCGTCGCTGGAGAACCGTAG
- a CDS encoding ABC transporter ATP-binding protein: MTDETSEHATESERPESALTGSTLELSYPTSEEPVVECDRIDVPSGEITALVGPNGSGKSTLLKSLAKQLEPDAGRVYLDGTAIDEYDDKAFARELGLLSQQHDSPTSLSVEDLVYHGRYPHRGFFEQTSEEDRAAVERAIDLAGVEHIRDKQVGNLSGGQRQLAWIAMVLAQDTDVLLLDEPTTYLDLHHQLRVLETVRELNEERGVTVAVVLHDIAQAARFADYLVAMQDGELYDWGPPREVVTEELLADVFRVEAAVNYTPDPEIIPKHSL; the protein is encoded by the coding sequence ATGACCGACGAGACGAGCGAACACGCTACCGAAAGCGAGCGCCCCGAGAGCGCGCTCACCGGTTCGACCCTCGAACTGTCGTACCCGACGAGCGAGGAACCGGTCGTTGAGTGCGACCGTATCGACGTGCCGAGCGGTGAGATTACGGCGCTCGTCGGGCCGAACGGGTCGGGAAAGAGTACGCTCCTGAAGTCGCTCGCAAAGCAACTTGAGCCCGACGCGGGACGCGTCTACCTCGACGGAACCGCTATCGACGAGTACGACGACAAGGCGTTCGCGCGGGAACTCGGACTGCTCTCGCAGCAACACGACTCGCCGACGTCCCTCTCCGTCGAAGACCTCGTCTATCACGGCCGGTACCCCCACCGCGGCTTCTTCGAACAGACCAGCGAGGAAGACCGCGCCGCGGTCGAACGCGCAATCGACCTCGCTGGTGTCGAGCACATCCGCGACAAACAGGTCGGCAACCTCAGCGGCGGTCAGCGCCAACTCGCGTGGATTGCGATGGTGCTCGCACAGGACACCGACGTGCTTCTGTTGGACGAACCGACGACGTACCTCGACTTACACCACCAACTCCGCGTGCTGGAGACGGTTCGAGAACTCAACGAAGAACGCGGCGTCACCGTCGCGGTCGTTCTCCACGACATCGCACAGGCGGCGCGCTTTGCCGACTACCTCGTCGCCATGCAGGACGGCGAACTATACGACTGGGGCCCGCCGCGGGAGGTCGTCACCGAAGAACTCCTCGCCGACGTGTTCCGCGTCGAGGCCGCCGTCAACTACACGCCAGACCCGGAAATCATCCCGAAACACTCGCTGTAA
- a CDS encoding YjiH family protein — protein sequence MATEQEQTWTVETEQRTKSIEELDLHEIRGQPVFKFVTAFLIGAVFFLVPVPYQGELTVPFDIVVSTITETFPTAVGVYALAVIVAGGVLTTGAKIGDGTVSGYDLSYFETSTAFWILRLAGVLVAPLMFFKLGPAWLHTPGTGGLMWGTLVYSVGVIIPIGAVFITIFVELGGLEFVGTLARPVMHPLFKIPGRAALDSLASWVGSYSVGLYVTRNVFEQGGYNKRDVFTIATCFSTVSIGFVGVVAATLDILHLFPVVFGAYFVCVIVTAAILVRIPPISRVPEEYITEPDPETAFSGSLNEYIRLALSQAVEKADQGETFLEAAKRGFVDGLKLTTLILGTILTVGLAATLLSANTPLFDILGQPLTPLIAALGIPNAETVAPATIVGITEMYVPVLLVTGAALKAKFFIAVLAVSQLIFFSSVGPMTMDMFSDVPIRFRDLVVLFVMRTIVLVPMIAGMTHLAAAVGLLG from the coding sequence ATGGCAACAGAGCAAGAACAGACTTGGACGGTCGAAACAGAACAGCGCACAAAGAGCATCGAAGAGTTGGACCTCCACGAGATACGCGGCCAGCCCGTTTTCAAGTTCGTCACTGCGTTCCTGATTGGTGCAGTGTTCTTCCTCGTTCCCGTACCGTATCAAGGCGAGTTGACGGTTCCGTTCGACATCGTAGTGAGTACAATCACGGAGACGTTCCCCACAGCGGTTGGCGTGTACGCGCTTGCGGTAATCGTCGCCGGTGGGGTGTTGACCACTGGAGCGAAGATTGGTGACGGGACCGTTTCCGGATACGACCTCTCGTACTTCGAGACGTCGACCGCATTCTGGATACTTCGTCTCGCGGGCGTCCTCGTTGCACCGCTCATGTTCTTCAAACTCGGACCGGCGTGGCTCCACACCCCCGGAACTGGGGGCCTCATGTGGGGGACGCTGGTGTACAGCGTCGGCGTCATTATCCCAATCGGTGCGGTGTTCATCACCATCTTCGTCGAGTTAGGTGGACTGGAGTTCGTCGGGACACTCGCTCGCCCGGTGATGCACCCATTGTTCAAAATCCCCGGACGGGCGGCGCTGGACAGCCTCGCCTCCTGGGTTGGTTCGTACAGTGTCGGTCTGTACGTCACCCGCAACGTGTTCGAGCAGGGAGGCTACAACAAACGGGACGTCTTCACCATCGCGACGTGTTTCTCGACGGTGAGTATCGGGTTCGTCGGCGTCGTTGCAGCGACGCTCGATATCCTACACCTCTTTCCGGTGGTCTTCGGGGCGTACTTCGTGTGTGTCATCGTGACCGCGGCAATCTTGGTTCGCATCCCCCCGATTTCGCGTGTTCCCGAGGAGTACATCACCGAACCCGACCCGGAAACGGCATTCTCCGGCTCACTCAACGAGTACATTCGGCTAGCGCTCTCCCAGGCAGTCGAGAAAGCGGATCAGGGAGAGACGTTCCTGGAAGCGGCCAAGCGTGGGTTCGTCGACGGGCTGAAACTCACGACGCTCATCCTCGGGACTATCCTGACTGTTGGGCTTGCGGCGACGCTGCTGTCGGCAAATACGCCTCTCTTCGATATCCTCGGCCAGCCACTGACGCCACTGATTGCGGCGCTCGGGATTCCGAATGCGGAGACGGTCGCACCGGCAACAATCGTCGGTATCACCGAGATGTACGTGCCCGTCCTCCTGGTCACTGGAGCGGCACTCAAAGCCAAGTTCTTCATCGCCGTGCTGGCCGTCTCTCAGCTCATCTTCTTTTCGAGCGTCGGCCCGATGACGATGGATATGTTCAGCGACGTTCCGATTCGCTTCCGCGACCTCGTCGTCTTGTTCGTCATGCGGACCATCGTCCTCGTCCCGATGATTGCGGGCATGACGCACCTCGCTGCGGCTGTCGGCCTTCTCGGCTGA
- a CDS encoding NAD(P)/FAD-dependent oxidoreductase — MTSTDPGEVTAVDDTGDTSELTDTVDVVIVGGGPSGCAAAVFTARYGLDTVVFDRGKSAFRRCAYLENYLGFPAGIGVDTFSQLMHEHVAEAGADYVQDMVESVDYADGEPRFIVETQDGRRVETDQVVAAAWYDGEYLRGLDGDDAMFELHDHHGEEHEHFDSSYADDNGRTPVDGLYVAAPSGARNAQVGIAAGHGAHVARCLLEDHRSEQGFPGDLAAHYDWLRPDSEFQGEWSDRDRWHEWFDNQIPNDTDIADDTVTDLRESYIDRAFETRRTDAEVEEAESRGLRRLVETIGTERVLDAIPDETLHSYHREHELGGAES; from the coding sequence ATGACGAGCACTGACCCGGGCGAAGTGACCGCCGTGGACGACACGGGTGACACTTCTGAACTAACTGACACTGTCGACGTGGTCATCGTCGGCGGTGGCCCGTCAGGATGCGCCGCCGCCGTCTTTACGGCCCGATACGGTCTCGACACCGTCGTCTTCGACCGCGGGAAGTCAGCCTTCCGGCGGTGTGCCTACCTCGAGAACTATCTCGGATTCCCCGCTGGCATCGGCGTGGATACGTTCTCCCAGTTGATGCACGAACACGTCGCCGAGGCCGGAGCCGACTACGTGCAGGACATGGTGGAATCCGTGGACTACGCCGACGGCGAACCCCGCTTTATCGTCGAGACGCAAGATGGTCGCCGCGTCGAAACCGACCAGGTCGTCGCGGCCGCGTGGTACGACGGGGAGTATCTTCGCGGACTCGATGGCGACGACGCGATGTTCGAACTCCACGACCACCACGGCGAGGAACACGAGCACTTCGACTCGTCGTACGCCGACGATAACGGGCGGACGCCGGTCGATGGACTATACGTCGCCGCCCCATCAGGTGCCCGCAATGCGCAGGTAGGAATTGCCGCCGGTCACGGCGCGCACGTCGCCCGGTGTCTGCTCGAAGACCACCGGAGTGAACAAGGATTCCCCGGCGACCTCGCTGCACACTACGATTGGCTTCGCCCAGACAGCGAGTTCCAAGGTGAATGGAGCGACCGCGACCGCTGGCACGAGTGGTTCGACAACCAGATTCCGAATGACACAGACATCGCAGACGACACCGTCACCGACCTCCGCGAATCCTACATCGACCGCGCCTTCGAGACGCGCCGGACCGACGCGGAAGTCGAAGAAGCGGAATCGCGCGGTCTCCGGCGACTCGTCGAGACGATTGGGACCGAGCGAGTCCTCGATGCAATTCCGGACGAGACACTCCATTCCTATCACCGTGAGCACGAACTCGGAGGTGCTGAGTCGTGA
- a CDS encoding FecCD family ABC transporter permease → MDASLVSLCVGSLIIVVLGGLVQVSFGAFSMSIEEAWRAVFDPAVIFDPQVWQVFLFGGELPELGKRTLIVWNIRLPRVLVAILVGANLSVSGAIFQAVTRNELASPFVLGVSSGAGLLILLTLVVFSGLSFFLPILAALGGMIAFLLVYLIAWKNGTSPVRLVLAGVIVGTIFQSLQTGLFVFIDDIGVVQSAIAWTTGSLTGTDWEQVRMALPWSIASVAIALISSRQLNVLLLGEQTARSLGMSIEKVRFLLSGVAVVAAAASIAVAGIVGFVGLVVPHVVRNVVGSDYKRLVVGCVFAGPALMVAADVGARLALSPTQLPVGIVTGLIGGPYFLYLMRKQQNLGEV, encoded by the coding sequence ATGGACGCTTCGCTCGTCTCGCTTTGTGTCGGGAGTCTCATCATCGTCGTGCTCGGCGGACTCGTACAGGTTAGCTTCGGCGCGTTCTCGATGAGTATCGAAGAGGCGTGGCGTGCCGTCTTCGATCCCGCGGTTATTTTCGACCCGCAGGTCTGGCAGGTGTTCCTCTTCGGCGGTGAGCTTCCGGAGCTCGGAAAGCGGACGCTCATCGTCTGGAACATCCGACTCCCGCGCGTCCTCGTGGCGATACTCGTCGGCGCGAACCTTTCGGTCTCCGGTGCCATCTTCCAGGCGGTCACCCGGAACGAACTGGCGAGTCCGTTCGTCCTCGGCGTCTCCTCGGGTGCCGGACTACTCATCCTCCTCACGCTCGTCGTCTTCTCCGGGCTATCGTTTTTCCTCCCGATTCTGGCGGCGCTCGGCGGGATGATTGCGTTCTTGCTCGTCTACCTTATCGCGTGGAAAAACGGCACGTCGCCGGTTCGATTAGTTCTCGCTGGCGTCATCGTCGGAACCATCTTCCAGAGCCTCCAGACGGGCCTGTTCGTCTTCATCGACGACATCGGCGTCGTCCAGTCCGCCATCGCGTGGACGACCGGTTCGCTCACGGGAACTGATTGGGAGCAAGTTCGCATGGCGCTTCCGTGGTCGATTGCCTCCGTGGCGATTGCGCTCATCAGTTCCCGACAGTTGAACGTGCTGCTCCTCGGCGAGCAAACCGCCCGTTCGCTCGGAATGTCTATCGAGAAGGTCCGATTCCTTCTTTCGGGCGTTGCCGTCGTTGCTGCCGCCGCGAGTATTGCGGTTGCAGGTATCGTTGGGTTCGTCGGTCTGGTCGTCCCGCACGTGGTCCGGAACGTGGTCGGAAGTGATTACAAACGCCTCGTCGTCGGGTGTGTCTTTGCTGGCCCGGCGTTGATGGTCGCCGCTGACGTGGGCGCGCGCCTCGCGCTCAGTCCGACTCAGTTGCCGGTCGGTATCGTTACCGGACTCATCGGCGGCCCGTACTTCCTCTATCTCATGCGGAAACAGCAGAACCTGGGTGAAGTGTGA
- a CDS encoding lysylphosphatidylglycerol synthase transmembrane domain-containing protein, with translation MRRGVRFVAGGSLGIGALAAYLWYVGPEAVVARVAGVAPWAVWVVLALTIAEATVDGIAVWASVRPLGDGLSPRQSVQFAFAGDFFDVLSPAGPVSSEPIMAHFFGVETGTSYSEALGVRGVAKYIRSVAQLLFSAVLSGILLLGGLTPTFVLLTLASAIAVLSVVGAVLVWGRALLSAVLVIVLTPIVRAVSGLYHETPYGRAAVAEAVDKFWERVVYFRNAPVLLGLIALGGIIEQLTIAVAIWVALAGTGTTASLIPIIAMIPFPQAVSIVPVPGSVGTYDVLLAGALVLTTGAPAAGAAAAVFVVRTFELGVSLGGGGLATGFLRGFRP, from the coding sequence GTGAGACGCGGGGTTCGGTTCGTCGCGGGTGGGTCCCTCGGAATCGGCGCGCTAGCGGCGTACCTCTGGTACGTCGGTCCCGAAGCGGTTGTTGCGCGTGTGGCAGGGGTTGCGCCGTGGGCCGTCTGGGTCGTCCTCGCGTTGACTATCGCCGAAGCTACTGTCGATGGAATCGCCGTCTGGGCATCTGTTCGCCCGCTCGGCGACGGTCTCTCTCCACGGCAGAGCGTGCAGTTCGCCTTCGCGGGCGACTTTTTCGACGTGCTCAGCCCCGCCGGGCCGGTGAGTTCCGAGCCGATTATGGCGCACTTTTTCGGGGTCGAGACCGGGACGAGTTACAGCGAGGCGTTGGGGGTTCGCGGCGTCGCGAAGTACATCAGGTCAGTGGCGCAACTCCTGTTTTCGGCTGTTCTCTCCGGGATTCTCCTACTCGGTGGTTTGACGCCGACGTTCGTGCTTCTGACGCTGGCCAGTGCGATTGCTGTCTTGAGCGTCGTCGGTGCCGTACTCGTCTGGGGTCGGGCGCTTCTCTCTGCGGTCCTTGTCATCGTACTCACCCCGATTGTCCGCGCGGTGTCCGGTCTCTATCACGAGACGCCCTACGGCCGAGCCGCCGTTGCTGAAGCCGTCGACAAGTTCTGGGAACGAGTGGTGTACTTTCGGAACGCACCGGTACTGCTCGGACTCATCGCGCTCGGGGGAATCATCGAACAACTGACGATTGCGGTTGCGATTTGGGTTGCGCTCGCAGGCACTGGGACGACAGCCAGCCTGATTCCAATCATCGCGATGATTCCGTTTCCACAGGCGGTGAGTATCGTCCCCGTTCCGGGGAGCGTCGGGACGTACGATGTCCTGTTGGCCGGTGCGCTCGTCCTCACCACGGGTGCACCGGCGGCGGGCGCTGCTGCTGCTGTATTCGTCGTGCGGACGTTCGAACTCGGCGTTTCGCTCGGCGGCGGCGGACTCGCAACGGGGTTCCTTCGCGGGTTCCGTCCGTGA
- the fer gene encoding ferredoxin Fer, whose protein sequence is MDTPFEILRLDPDADEDELVDAYRRRVKEAHPDHGGSADEFQLVRAAYEAIRAGYEPGDGAVELVDKGGRGVNIDRETDAAREANTEQDAAEDTEPDRPGTRVEYLDYDVLDEHGWSLTDEDLFEKAAAEGLSTDVYGEVFVEPRTCLLKAAENDGHSWPYACRGGACANCAVAVVEGDMEMPADHILSEEMMDHGIRLSCISLPTTDEVKVVYNIEHLPGLDELRLPPQHVRKVRPND, encoded by the coding sequence GTGGACACCCCGTTCGAAATTCTCCGACTCGACCCGGACGCAGACGAGGACGAACTCGTCGATGCGTATCGCAGGCGGGTGAAAGAAGCACACCCGGACCACGGCGGCTCGGCCGACGAGTTTCAGTTGGTTCGAGCGGCGTACGAGGCGATTCGAGCGGGATACGAACCCGGAGATGGAGCGGTCGAACTCGTCGATAAAGGCGGCCGTGGTGTGAATATCGACCGCGAGACAGACGCCGCCAGAGAAGCGAATACCGAGCAGGATGCAGCCGAAGATACCGAACCGGACCGACCGGGTACACGAGTCGAGTATCTCGACTACGACGTGCTCGACGAACACGGCTGGTCGCTCACCGACGAGGACCTCTTCGAGAAAGCGGCCGCCGAGGGGCTGAGCACGGACGTATACGGCGAGGTGTTCGTCGAACCGCGGACCTGCCTGCTCAAGGCCGCCGAAAACGACGGGCACAGTTGGCCCTACGCCTGCCGCGGCGGCGCGTGTGCGAACTGTGCAGTCGCCGTCGTCGAAGGCGACATGGAGATGCCCGCGGACCACATTCTCTCGGAGGAGATGATGGACCACGGCATCAGACTCTCCTGTATCAGCCTCCCGACGACTGACGAGGTCAAAGTCGTCTACAACATCGAACACCTCCCCGGACTAGACGAACTTCGACTGCCGCCGCAACACGTCCGAAAAGTCCGCCCGAACGACTGA